ctcaggaagataattcctaggtttttgcctctgatgtccatgctcccgatcttgttcgtgcctttcatgtggctcatcctggtcggcctgggggctctggtgagggttcggtgacccctcctcaagggggggggggtactgttgtgaattctgtggcatagctccctcctgtggtcgcaagtggtacttcggctgattctctctgtgagcttctgttggtggagggaagtagtactgcggcttctgagtttcctccctcaggtgatctggtgaggtcgttagctgcttctctacttaactccacctaatgctttgatcctggcttcctgtcaatgttccagtgttggacttgcttttccctggatcattcctgtggcctgctgctctgcatagctaagttcttctttgctattttttctgtccagcttgtctaatttgttgctggaagctctgggacgcaaagggtgtacctccgtgccgttagttcggtacggagggtctttttgccccctttgcgtggttttctttagggttttgtgtagaccgcaaagttacctttgctatcctcgctctgttaagaaagtcgggcctcactttgctgaatctatttcatctctacgtttgtcttttcatcttaactcacagtcattatatgtggggggctgccttttcctttggggtatttctctgcggcaaggtaggcttattttctatcttcaggctagttaatttctcaggctgtgccgagttgcataggcagagttaggcgcaatccacggctgcctctagtgttgtttggagaggattagggattgcggtctgcagagttcacacgtctcagagctcgttctatgattttgggttattgtcagatcactgtatgtgctctgaccgctatgtccattgtggtactgaattgcctttcacaacataaCTGGCAGGTATGTGCAGACGTCATGTCATCGTAAACACTCACAGCCGCATCTGGAGGTGAGCAGCACGGGTCATATCACATCTATAACTGGCAGGTATGTGCTGACGTCATGTCATCATCATCACTCACTTCTACGCCTGGAGGTGAGCAGCACGAATTATGTCACATCTATAACTGGCAGGTATGTGCAGACGTCATGTCATCGTCACCACTCACTCCTACATCTGGAGGTGAGCAGTACCGATCATGTCACATCTATAACTGGCAGGTATGTGCAGACATCATACTATCTTCACCACTCACTTCTACATCTGGAGGTGAGCAGTACCGATCATGTCACATGTATAACTGGCAGGTATGTGCTGACGTCATGTCACCGTCACCACTCACTCCTACATCTGGAGGTGAGCAGCACAGGTCATGTCACATGTATAACTGGCAGGTATGTGCAGACCTCATGTCATCAACATCACTCCTACATCTGGAGGTGAGCAGAACCGATCATGTCACATCTATAACTGGCAGGTATGTGCAGACGTCATGTCATCAACACCACTCACTTCTACATCTGGAGGTGAGCAGAACCGATCATGTCACATCTATAACTGGCAGGTATGTGCAGACGTCATGTCATCTTCACCACTCACTTCTACATCTGGAGGTGAGCAGAACCGATCATGTCACATATATAACTGGCAGGTATGTGCAGACGTCATGTCATCAACACCACTCCTACATCTGGAGGTGAGCAGCACAGGTCATGTCACATGTATAACTGGCAGGTATGTGCAGACCTCATGTCATCAACACCACTCCTACATCTGGAGGTGAGCAGAACCGATCATGTCACATCTATAACTGGCAGGTATGTGCAGACGTCATGTCATCAACACCACTCACTTCTACATCTGGAGGTGAGCAGAACCGATCATGTCACATCTATAAATGGCAGGTATGTGCAGAAGTCATGTCATCAACACCACTCCTACATCTGGAGGTGAGCAGCACAGGTCATGTCACATGTATAACTGGCAGGTATGTGCAGACCTCATGTCATCAACACCACTCACTTCTACATCTGTACTGCTGATGTCATATGCACAATCGTCAGGTAAATGAAGCAGAAACTCTCTAAAGTCCTCCTAAAAAATTCTGTGTTTTCCCCCAGTTTCCACTCCAAAAACTCTGCAAAAAGGCTCACACCCTTAGTCTATgtgcaaactgattttttttttacgcaaTCGAAAATGTCAAGTTTTCCTGTGTAAACAATTTTCGAAAACTCAAACAGGGAAATAGGTACCGCGCTAGAATTATGGCCCAAACCAATATTGTTCACAACTGTCCCTCGTGGTAATATATCACAATCAAGGCTGCTAAGTCATAACTTCATAGACAATCTAATAAAGGAAGCAGCTGTAAAGCACCACTGTAATGCTGCGTATAAGTAACACTAAATGACTTATGGACTATGTTTGGACAGCCCCTAAATACAAATGTACATAGGTGTTAGCACTAGATAGTACCGCGGTTATCCCAAATGCCTGCGTATAGTGACTATGCCCTTGATTTCACTGCCAATGCCACATAAACTTCTAGGCAAAATGTCTGCAGCAGAGCCAGTGTTTTACCTACTTGGCAACAAGTCAGGTCAGGCATTCGGACCTTGTGTCTTCTTCATAAAGCCCAGGTAGTGCGCAAATGGTCGTATTCCTCACTCCAGAGTCTGTACGATGAGTGCACAGAGCCGTGCAGTGCCAGAGACGCCCCGGCTGGCGCTACCGCTGGATTCTCGGAGAAAAAAAGGCGGGGAGGAGCGGCCGCTTACAGCGTGTGATGTCACTAGGCAAAGGAGCTTCGCTGGAGCCCTAAAATATATTTCCTATAAATATCGGATCGATGCATACCCCGATATTGATTACTGACCACTGGCCCCGAAGGTCTGAGATAATTCGTTTGAACAGAGGAAGCTGAttcctttgaacagaggaagccCCTGTACTTTTCCGCCTCCGATTATAGGAATCCTAGGCTTGTTGGCTGGTTCTCATCAAATTACCTATTCACAGCAGGAGATCTTACTTCAAGGAGGGTTGAAGTCTCAGCtctttctcacttccccagttTTAGCTAATCCCTTATGTTcaatgtgaggctatgtgcacacgtacagtttttttcacgttttttcgcgctgaaaacgctataaaaactcattaaaaacgcatacattatgcattctatcatttagaatgcattctgcatgttttgtgcacatggatgcgtttttttcccgcgaaaaaaacgcattgcggtaaaaaatgagcatgttcattatttttgcggattttctgcgtttttcctcgcaattctatgcatttggggaaaaaacgcgtcaaaatcgcggtaaaaacgcatgcggatttctggcagaaatgtccgttttttgtcaggaaaatttctgcaagaaatcctgacgtgtgcacataccctaagggtatgtgtccacgttcaggattgcatcagtatttggtcagtattttacatcagtatttgtagccaaaaccaggagtggaacaattagaggaaaagtataatataaacatatgctccacttctgcatttatcacccactcctggttttggctacaaatactgatgaaaaatcctaacCAAAtcatgatgcaatcctgaacgtggacacatacccttagggtaataCCTGAGGGTAATTTGTCCACTCTCCAgagatttctttgtggattttacAATATTTTTCTCTACAGCATGGAGTTTTTGGAGGAAATGTTAGATTTCTGAAGCGGTTTTGAAAAGATTATAGTTTTCCTGaagtgtttttgcagctttttaatTGGGCAGTGCCTAGTTTGAGGCTACTTCAAAGAAGTGACCTGCAGTTCctatttttctattttcccaaTGGACATTTTTCCAAAcctaaagtggaaaaaaaaacactcaaaagaatgaacatgtgACCAGAAAAAGTGGTTGTACTATAGAAACCTATGGAGCTTTTCGAGCAGAAACTGATAGGAAACTTTGAGTTTGTGCTcagattctgctccaaaaactcaacaATTTTTGAGTGATTTTTCAGACATGATTTTGGATTCTTAAAAAACTCTGTGACCACATCATTGTGAACTGTCAAATTTGCTTGTGAATTTCTTATGTCCACATCATTGCTAGTAGGCCTTGTATTCAGGGAGGCCCCAGTAACATATAGAGAAGCTAAAGACCAGCTCTGCAATAAGACGGTTATTGGACAGTGGCCGATAACTCGTCACACACGTAGAAAAAAGTTATTAGTCCGACCTCACCTGTCTATTCTCCCATTAGGGCATCTTCGGGAATTTGGGAAAGTGACCTGGACTGGAATATCCATAAGAGAAGCTTACAGAGTGTATAATGAAGAGGAACGAAGAGAACCCACAGATCTCGTCGTCCCTGTGTTTGTACAtaggtaagtttttttttttgtttgtttttttgcaataatcaaatttttttacttttatttttttgctcaatgAGCGGAGACATAGTGAATATCCAGGATATTCCCACACTATAAGAACCAGGCGAGAATCACAGACCAggattttgttattattattacacatttttAAAGCCGCTGTTCACACTTTTCCGGTTCAGATTTAAATGTGTCATTAGAAAATAATTGACTGTCAGGGTTTtgtgtttcatttattttttttaacatttctggcaattcatttttattattactataatgcaaaaatttgtatccttgcaattttcacactggctgcTGGGGCAATTTTAGAATGATACTTATTGACTTTTCAGCAGACTAATTGTCATTAAAGGCAAGATTACAATGGCAGGTAACACCTttatacacaggatccaccaatcacaataggcgatgttaCAGCTGATGCTTCACAATGAACTTTGCActtgctcattagatgctttaatacaaaagataGGGGCGGAGTCTATTCCTTGCTGCTAATGTAAATGTGCATTTCCTGAAACAGCAGGAAGGTAGAGAATAAAAAAAGTCCCAGTGGCCGGTGCGAGAACTGCAAGATTTCTACTTGAAATATATATAAGATTtagcacaaatatatatatatttttaacaatAGGGGTAGGCCATTTCCTAATTATAAATTCCCTTTAAGTTGCATTTAAACGGGATCATTTTGGCTCATAACGAGCCCCAGCAGACTACAGTATATACGTACTGATTAGCACTTATTGGCAGAGGAGAAATTATGGGAACATATTGGAACCTAATATGATCATTCTGCGCTCATATAGCACcattttatcagcagcacatccTCTATGTATACCAATAATCATGATTTTTATGCCACATAAACCATCCAATCACCTGATAAACGAGCGTTTTGACCTTTTCATCAGGTGATCGCTGACTTGATCAATGATCAGGAACTAGCGCTCTTACGAAAGCTGGTTTGGCAATTGTAGTCTCAGGTTGTCGCACCTTTAGTTCTGTTTTACGCCGTTCTCGCACTCATCCCGCAATGTTCTCGTGCTGCAGACGCCTTTCCTGAATTACGGTTATTTATGAGAAGTGATTCTCTCCTCGGTTATTTTTTTTAGCATATTTTACTTTGATTGAACAGAATGTGTCTGAaaggaaacattttatttcagCTGCAAAACGGTCTGGGATGAAAATGTTGAGAAGTTACTAGCAGACGTTTACAGCATCACGGGTAGGTGATCACATTGCGGCTTTTGGTTAGACCTTCTTAGTAGATGGAGTGACGGTCAATATCACAGGTAGGTGTCCGAAACTTGATGATTCCATACAACATGGCTGCCAGAATGCAACATTGTACTACATACCTCATTTCCAACTCCTCATATATCTAGGATTACTTCTTCATAACCAGTAGGGTCTATATTCATAGGAATACCTATAACCatggaataattttttttcctGGTGATTTCTTTGTAGTTTTGATCCTTTTCTGAGATAGGAAGTAGCTGGCTGATATCTACCGCTGTCAGCCATATAAACTTTTTATTTTAGCGGCCGTCTTCGGCTCGGTCTCGAACCATGGCGACTTTATAAAAGAagaatctgtaggaagatcgatcttgtgcagcctagataggtccaccagggtcttctccgctgtTATCTTGATAGTTTTCAGCCATCGGATTGCTGGTGTTCCTCTTCGCCTTGCTCCTTCtaatcttctgaccatgatgtccttctccagtgattatgCTATAAGCTACAAGGACAAATTCCTCTGTCACTCGGCCACCCAGAAGTTCCTCTCTGTTCCTTTCTTCAATTCTGCCTGGCAGTCAAGCAGTGATAAAACTACCCGCTTCCTATGAAGCCCTGCCAAAGAACAGGAGAGGTGCTGTCTGGGGGAAAAAAAGATCTTGACAGAGGGAGGAAGTAGCTAACTTCTTGTCCTACTGGTTCTCAAGAGAAAAATAAACAGAAATAACTGTATTGGAAGGGCGTAAAACAACGGGACCTTTATTGGGGGGGTGTAGTATGCAGACATTGACCCCATATCATAACCTAGAGGTCCAAGTCCATCACGATTGCTAGTTAGTGAGTCTAGAACAAGAAATATTTTTCATTTTGTCTTTTCTTCCTTTCATTGGTTTCCCAATTATTTGTTCATCCCAGTAATTTACCTGATCTCCATGGAGGGTAGGATGGTCCCAATAATCTTTGTAGATTTCATATTTTTACTTTTCTTGAAGACAGATCCATTCCACTATGAGATTTTTTTTGTACTTACAGGAATTCACCCAATCATTGTCATCACACACTACTCGTCCTCCAAGTACTCTGGAAAATGTATCGAAAAGTTGAAAAAGTTAAAGTCAACTCACTTTATCATATTGGAAAACTACACTGAGAAAAACTCAAAACCAAACCCCGAAACTGAGGGCAAAATCGTGGAGTTCCTACAGATGTGCATTAATGAAGCAGAGTCC
The nucleotide sequence above comes from Ranitomeya imitator isolate aRanImi1 chromosome 7, aRanImi1.pri, whole genome shotgun sequence. Encoded proteins:
- the LOC138645486 gene encoding uncharacterized protein isoform X2, with translation MLGHGKSSLINSCLCVMKGEGYNTAPYGSNHGGMTMERKEFELTNHLVMIDNRGFNKLNPTEVLEMRAQFRHLREFGKVTWTGISIREAYRVYNEEERREPTDLVVPVFVHSCKTVWDENVEKLLADVYSITGIHPIIVITHYSSSKYSGKCIEKLKKLKSTHFIILENYTEKNSKPNPETEGKIVEFLQMCINEAESRIKKMSEEDLSRRIVQQTTQQVNEEAARLKESRDRLQKVLMK